One Oryza glaberrima chromosome 10, OglaRS2, whole genome shotgun sequence DNA segment encodes these proteins:
- the LOC127752690 gene encoding putative ripening-related protein 5 — MQTIKLYNLICISNPIPSTKSKHKFIKKTESNKVAQLAKMASARAMAAMAMIFLLAALSTTHLASSLRPGAGGACRPSGYLPGKSGNCEKSNDPDCCEDGKAYPQYRCSPPVTAATGAVLTLNSFEKGKDGGGPSECDNAYHSDGELVVALSTGWFAGTARCGHRVRITASGGGGRSVVAKVVDECDSVHGCDGEHNYEAPCGNNIVDASPAVWDALGLDKNVGMEHITWSDTDE; from the coding sequence atgcAAACAATAAAGCTATATAACCTCATATGCATCTCTAATCCCATTCCATCAACCAAATCAAAGCACAAATTCATCAAGAAAACTGAATCCAACAAGGTAGCTCAACTAGCTAAGATGGCGAGTGCCAGAGCAATGGCCGCCATGGCGATGATCTTCCTCCTGGCCGCGCTCTCCACCAcccacctcgcctcctccctccgccccggcgccggcggcgcgtgccGTCCCAGCGGCTACCTCCCGGGGAAGTCCGGCAACTGCGAGAAGAGCAACGACCCGGACTGCTGCGAGGACGGCAAGGCGTACCCGCAGTAccggtgctcgccgccggtgacggcggccaccggcgccgtGCTGACGCTGAACAGCTTCGAGAAGGggaaggacggcggcgggccgtCGGAGTGCGACAACGCGTACCACTCCGACGGCGAGCTGGTGGTGGCGCTGTCGACGGGGTGGTTCGCCGGCACGGCGCGGTGCGGGCACCGGGTGAGGatcacggcgagcggcggcggcgggaggtcggTGGTGGCGAAGGTGGTGGACGAGTGCGACTCCGTGCACGGCTGCGACGGCGAGCACAACTACGAGGCGCCGTGCGGCAACAACATCGTGgacgcgtcgccggcggtgtGGGACGCCCTCGGCCTCGACAAGAACGTCGGGATGGAGCACATTACCTGGTCTGATACCGATGAGTGA